The Anomalospiza imberbis isolate Cuckoo-Finch-1a 21T00152 chromosome 2, ASM3175350v1, whole genome shotgun sequence nucleotide sequence TTTTGGGCCCTAAGTTGGGTCTAGGTCTTCCAGTGAGGTCCAAAAGTTTTTGCTTGGATAGATGCCCATGAGCTGGCTAGGACCCTGGGGTTACCCTATAGCACCTCACACCATGCTGGGCAGACAGAGGGAGGTGGGTTGGGTTGGTGCATGGGGTCTGCAGTTGTGGTGAGCAATCCTATGTGAATTGTCTGTCTGTCTGGCACACTCTGCTATTTGTGTAGTCGtaactgtttgttttcttatctcAGACCTTGATCTTCACCTTTTTGTCTCCAGTTCTTCTCTCAATTGTGCAGCAGGGTGACAGAGGAGGTGCGTGAGCAGCCCTCTCTGGGGTGTTTCATTGGGAACATTAAACTGGGGAATACCGTTCTTAGATGATGTCTgctttttgtctgttttctttatAGTAGCCTGCATCCATACCCAATCAGGCCTTACACAGAACCTTTTGTGATAATAAACCTATAAGAACAAAGGAAGGAAACCAGGTGGCCATCAAATTCCAGTCTCTAAACCCAGGTCAGCTGTTCTTGGTTTTCATGCAGAACATGAGGAAAAATGTGGTAAAACAATATCAAATGCTGTAGGTGTGTGTCcactctgcagagcaggggacTGTAAAGACTGGCTTTTAGAGTAGTGTGATCTTATTTCTGTGGTGTGGTTTGAAAGTGGTGCTGTTCCATAAGTATCAGTAAGAGGTTACGTAGGATGAAAAGCCCATAGGTTAGCAGCCTGCATGCATGTGGTAGTATGAGGGGAACTTCATTCCAGAAGCACCTCTGCCTATACCTTTTCTCTACCCCTCAAGGTCCTcaaatgccatttttttccttctctgagcaGAGAGCTCTTCCATTTCTACTTCTGGTAATGTGGCCAGCACCTGAGCATGGTATGAACTTTTTAAGTACATGAACTTTTGAAGAGGTATTGTCTGAAATGTGAGTTTTACAGCTGAAATATTAGGTAGAAAGCTTGGAATCACATAACTGAAAAGCAAACAGTTAGCAGTAGTGTCAGCTCTAGACAACTTGTCCATAAGTTCTCAGACTTGTGCTGTCAACCTGGGACCTGTTCCAGCAATATCCATCTGCATTGTAATCCAGCCACCAAATGTGTTATTTGATTCAGGTTTATAGTAAGTTTATTGAATTTCAAAGTCTTCTTTTAGTAGCATGTATCAGTTTTAAGATGATATTTTTATGTACATAATTCTTTAGGTCAGGAAATTCCTATGAGTTTGTGAAATACAGATTCCAGTCATGGTTTGTTCTTATTCATAGAAAAGCAATGGGAAAAGCAAACCAGTTGTTTCATGTTTGTCTCATAAGTGGGCAAATAACTAGATTATACAGCAACATCTTAAAACCAGCAACCAATGTAGCATGGTCTGATCTCCATCAGGATGGAGGTCTACACTCTTCCAGCTCCGTGGGAGGTGAGTTTGTGTTTGTTCAGAGAGTTTATTGCCATTTAttaaaagcaaggaaataaaaGTAGATAGTAAGATTTTCCTTATTTCTTGCAGCATTGATGATGATTCCAGCTGATTGTCCATAGAAGCTTGGATTAGTTGGGTTTGGCAGCACGTCTTTCCTCTATTCTCTTTATAGCAGCCTGCACCCATTTCTGATTAGCACTTACACAGATCCTGATACCTCCTGTAGTGACAAACCTataggaaaaaggaaaacaaatcaggCATAAAATTACACTCTCTATACACAGGTCTGTTGTTCTTGGTTTAGACTCAGAACATGAGCAAAAATGTAGTAAAACAATATCAAATGCTGGAGTTTGTAAATGTTAGTTAGACTAACACCAGTTAGCGATGTCAGTTCCCTGTTCTTGGCATAGGTACATATGTGGCATACATGGTCATGTACATATATACTGATTTTAAATAACTGAGAATACCTGCTGTTCTGGGTCTTTATGCTCAATCTTGATGAACATTTATCTCCCAGGAGCAGATCCCAGACGTGATAAAAATGCATGCATGTGAGCTCAAAGGAACAAACACAGCTCCTCGCAGGACTCAGGGTTACACCATATTCTTCCACATGATCTTTTCCCCTTGACTCAGTTCATGCACGGGGCCTCTGATGCTCTACCCTTGTTGAGATTTTTCCCCACTCACTGGGCACAAAGATGTGAGCTGGTCAGTGACCTTCCTGCCATTATTTATGAGCAGCACACATCTCCCAGCTCTCTGAggcctgctcctctcccctcACTCCCTCAGCTGCCATATGGCATGGAAGAACTGGAAGGGTGACTTCAGCTACCCAGAATATAGTGAGTTGGGCCATGAATTGTGTtctgctgccccttccctgtTTGATGGTTTTGTGTTTGCATAAGGAAGTCTGAAAGGGTGCATGAGGTACTTACATGATGGCATCTGTTGGTACTTGTTGCTTTTCATACTTCACAAGATTTTGGATGTTCAGCTGCCTTGTAGAGAGATTTACACACCTGAATTTGCGCATGACCTCACTGCTAGAACTCcctagaaggaaaaaatagataaatgACAAAGGGAATAAATACTTTTAATGATATTTAGCCATAATTGCTTAATAAACTAGGAACTCCAAAAGATTCCTAGTGGTGGTTGGACTATGAGAGTCTTATGATGTACAGCCACAATACCAGTTATACCAGAGAGCCCAAGCTATGTTTTGTGATGCATCCTACCATCTCTAAAGTGTTACTGCTATTTCAGTTAAGATATGAATCTTCACCCATTGTCCCAGACAAATGTACAGTAATTCTGTGCCTGAGGAGTCATTGTTTCCTTAGCAAAAGAGCTGTTTGGCATCACTGATATTTAGGACTGCATCATCTGGAAATAAGTGCCCTTATGTAATTAGTGCTTAGAACTGGAACTATACTAGGTGGATTTCCATGTGTTATATAAATGTGGATCAGTAATTCCTTCTATTTTCAAAGTGAAGAAAAGTAAAGCAAGGCTACTTCCCTCACTGTAGACATCCAAAAGTAGTATTAACAAAAAATTTTTGACAAAAAGGGAGATATACCTGCCAGAAGAATAAGTGCTTATAGCCTCTGGCTATAACTCTGATTTCGTAGTCAGCGGGGTGCTTCTTAATCCTTGCATTCCTCCAAGATTTTGATACAATTCAGAGAAATACACTGTTCATTAATAAAGACTATTATAATACTGGTATAAACCTTTCTGGGCACTTGATATCTTACATGATCTTAAATAAAAATGGGAGCTCATCCAAATACAATGGAGTATGCATTAGTGCTAGTCTCCACTTGCCAGTTTCTGGTTTTCTCCTGTTCATGGCAGACAGGTTTAGGAAAGCATGCAGGGGACAAAAAGAGCACTGTTCTATTCTGTGGTTTGTTTATAAAGAATTTGGAGAGGTACTGGCTTGAGGAAAGTCCAAGAGCTGTTCTGGTGCACCTTGCTAAATGTAAAACTTGCTTCACAGAGTCTCACTACTGAAATAATTGGAATAGCTGAGACAGACACACATTAGcctttggagaaggtgtgggATAGCCAGTGCACAGGTACTGGCAGATCTGCTAATTCCTGAGATTTTGTTTGCCTGAAGGAATCTCTCTCCTGATTTTGCTTTAGTCATGGATAACGCAATGTAGTTTTTTGTATGTTTCATTGCACGTTTCTTCCTGCCTCAGACTGGTTTTCAAAATGTGGCATTAAAAGAGCTCAAAGACAGTCAAGGAATCGTTATTAGTCTTGGAAATATTTCCTCTGCTACTACACAGCCTTCAGGGAATGGAAGCAGGGAATAGCAGCAAAGCTTCTCAAGACTGGGAACAAACCCTGACTGCTCTGCACCTATAACTGCCCTTTTTGTCCAGGTGTATTTGGTTTTTTATCATTCTTTTTagtccttttttctctctcttgtaGACCATCTCAGTGTGCTTTTTTCAAACTTGGTGATGCTTATGGCCAGTTATACAGCCTTGACAATGACATTGTCTGTGATATGAAGCCACTGTTGCCAGGATGaagagcagtgtccccagtgaaAATAGGAGCAAGTAGTGGGACGTAGCTGGAGAGGCAGTAGGTCAGCATGAAGGCTGTGTAGCTTCATAATCCTGTGAATGCTTAGCAGGTCtcagtttggttttggtgtggttttgtGAGTATACCTTTTGCCTGTGTTTCTGTGTGCATATTTGTGGGTTTGCATATGGCTTGCATATCAGTGGTTTGTGTGATTTTTATCTGCTTCTTTGAGATAATCAAATAGTGATGAGAAAGTGTGTGGTAATGGCTGTTTTCACATGATAGTTTCGCCAACATTTACTGACCTAACCAGCACTCCAGACAAACTTATTTAAAGCATGGCTAATAACCATGGCTCATCTCAGTGTTCATAACTGGTTTAAAGAAGATGTTCAATTGTATGATTCAGTGAAAAGAGAGAAGGTACTGTATAAATCTAATATTGCTCCTTTTACTTCTCATTGATAGTTTCCCTGTCTGTACCAAAGGATTTGTCTAGAAGCACGACAGTAAGAAATATGTGATATAGAACTGGAAGATCTTTTTAAAATAGAGGTATTTGAGGGATTAAGGCTAAATACTTTgagaaagacaaataaaaattaatacaataaaattaatataaaagtAATCTatctggaaaaaggaaaatgtatgTTTAATTCAAGAAAGATTTTTTCATGAAATGTTATTAACCTGTAGTACACACAGGTCTATGGAATCAGTGAGACTAAAAGACATTGTGCCTTCAAGATGTTTTGATTTTAAGAGGGAGAATATTCACAGAAACCCTTTAAGCACTCTCAGGCACATAATCTCTCCTTGAATTAAAGCAGAAACCAACCCCTGGCAGGACATCAGATGAAATCCCCCATGAAGCTGCCATTCTTGCAGTTTTCATCTGGATGTCCTGTGTGTTTTATCTTATAAATCAGCTGTCTGCAACAATGAATTTTGCTCATGAGACCACAGGTACAATGTGGAGCAATTCTTGTCTTCCTCTAAAGTTGCAAATTTACCTTTGTCCGCATGCACAGTGAAGACACCAAACCAGAAGAGGAGCAGGATTGCTGCATTGTGGAGCTTCATCGCTGTGGCTTCTGTGTCAAGGCAGAGCAGAAAGTGGCTCTCTCCTAGGGTTTATATATTTTCATTCAGTGGTCagttcttcttttcctttcgTGGGTTGTCATGATGGAGCAGActataaaaagtaaaattgaGTGGAAGTACTTTTTCTGGTGACAGAACCACGTCCTGTCCCCCACCAGTCCTTCACTAGCCTCCCTGAGAAGGCTTTTCCTGCTCAAACCCACTGTGGTTGCACTTGCTTCTGTGCTGTCACTTGGGTTTATTTCAAGCTGCAAAAAGTGAGAGCTCTTGTGCAGTAGTGGAAACCTGTAATAAATGTTCCTGTCATTTCACACTTCATTTTTGAGACCTTTAGCTAAGCTGCACTGCAGACACACAGAGTGACACTGAGAATTACCTTGCTGGCCAATGAACCACTGGAAGGGGGAACTATGAGCTACAGGATGATGGAAACAGGAACACCTTGGCTCTTTCCAAGCAGCTGTGGATGGTTTGTCCTGTTAACATGTAGTTGTGGAGGGGTGTCAGTGCTATTTCTTATGAGCAGTGGATGCTGTCAGAACTCTTGTGTTTGCTCTGTGACTTGATATGGCCAAAGCTGATATCACTTTGCTGGGAGAAGCAAGATTGAACACACCTGTGCATCCAGATCCAGTATGCCTCCTGCCAGTCAGGCATAGCAAAAATGTGATGGTTTCAAAGAGGAATAAGAGATTGTAAGGGGTTGTGTCAGGGTttctttgctttggtttggatttttttgtggtgTGGACTTTCTAGTGCAAAGAATGGGGCCCAAGAAAGCAACTAGGCAATCAGAGAGGCATAATTtgtaggaaagagaaaaaaaaaattaattgcactTTTATGTAAACATGGTGCTCCAAGTCAGGTAAACCTGACTTGTGTCTGTGAGCTTGTTACAATTGTGCCTCTGTCaaaagtgcctttttttttttttttgcacagtgTGCCAGCTCTATCATCCAGATTTACATGTCCTTTCTATTGAATATAGTGTGAATTACTCCACAGCTTTGCTACAAACCAAATGTTTTGAGCCTGCAAATATTTGTCAGGCCAGTTTTGGGCCTCCAGACCACACACAAAGCAACACCTTGACTGGCATTATCTTCCAGAGCCTCAGAGCAGAAATCTTAGGTCTTGTGAGAAAGGAAGCCCACTCCTCTtaaatttttaagtgttttaataaattataataagGGATGATCATAAACCAAAATTTACAGGTCTGGATGCATTGCAAGGCCAGAGGCACACTGACTTTTTTAGTCTGTAGTCTTTTATACTGTTACAATTGTGTTACTTCCTTGGATGATTTTGCAGATTTATTTTGGGCTTGTTGACTACAATCTTGCTTGAGATTTTTGCAGCGTTTGCACAATTCAATAGTTGCAGACGTTAGCAGTCTAGGGTGGTCTTCTGATGGTCTTCTGACCCCACTTTACACTTGGTGCTCTTCCTTTTATGGTCTTCTGCTCTCCACTTATGGCATTTTGGATATACATTTTGCAATAGCAAACATATCTTCACATACATCTTTCGCAAGCCTGCTTACATCTTGTGAAAGCCTTACTTCCCCTTTTACACTGCCCTCAAACAATTACAAATTTTATCATACTTAAAAAGCAGTTTAATACTTACagtaattaattaaaaacaattacAGTTTTGTAATTAACACAAATAAATAGTAGTGAAAGCCAACTATTACATGACCGTTTATAACAtgtgccctctgcagctctgtagAAAAACCCAGCTAGTTCTGGTATGAAGAGGTAAACAGCAGGCTGCCTGAACACAAGCCTGGGCTTGTGAACAGCTGTCAGTGCAAACACTGGAGAAATCGTGAGAGTGTCCTGGTTTTTGCTGAGATGGAGGAATTTTCTTCTTAGAAGGTGGTACTattctgtgttttggatttagcaTGAGAATAACGTTGATAACACACAGGTATTTCAGTTGTTGCTGAGTAATGATTAACCCTGAGCAAGGGGCAACTGCTAAATGTAAtagttttcttcatttttaacaAGGTCAATAATTTTTAACTCTAATAATTGTAGTATGTACCCTGTTTCatgacagcagccctgctgaagAAATATGCAGTGAGCAGAGTTTTGCCTAGTATCAAGAGTTTGCATATCAGGGCAAAGGGTTTGTAGTATTGAATTTTCTCATCCTGTAGtcagcttttaaaaagaaaggccAAGATCTTCAGGAATAACTAAATTCCTATGCATTCCTAGAAATGAGTATCTTTAGTGGGTGTTCAGCAGTCCCTTAAAGTTGAATTTGTGCCATCAGGTCACTTAATCACTTGTGAAGACTTAATGAGGGCATTCAGTGACTTTCGGAGGGGACTTAAGAACCTCAGCTTAAACATGGCTGTTTCTCAGTCAACTGGTTTTAGGAGGGATTTTGTCTACTTCAGGGGATAAATATCTGTTTCTTTTATCTATAGAAGCAATTTGTGTATGTGTCTTATGCAGGACACAGTAAGTGAAGTTAGGTGGAATATATGGGACCCTAATGTATTTAGATTTTACATTGTTTCTTAACACTTGGAGTACTACTGATTGAAGAATTACCAGGAAGTGACATCCATCTGTGAtgtttcaattattttcttcccttgcttTTCATCACTTTTGCTCTGTAGTTTTCATTCTGATTTCATAAGCACCTGAAATAGTAGTTTGTGTTTAGTATTTGAATTCATATTGTAATGGGGTTGAAGCAAACACGTTCTCAATGCTCACAACTCAGCTGAGAGATTATTTCTAATCTAAATTGATGGCTTCAATCACATTTTTAATAAGTACTCtgttttgtgctggttttggcagaACTCTTTCTTTA carries:
- the LOC137468855 gene encoding lymphotactin-like, with amino-acid sequence MKLHNAAILLLFWFGVFTVHADKGSSSSEVMRKFRCVNLSTRQLNIQNLVKYEKQQVPTDAIMFVTTGGIRICVSANQKWVQAAIKRIEERRAAKPN